GCCCGCGCACTTTCGGAGCTGGCGCCGTCCAGCCTTGCCTTGAAGATCGTCGAGATTGGGGATTTGCCCCTGTATAACGAAGACGTCGAGGCTGAAGCGCCGCCAGAGGCATGGAAGCGTTTTCGCGATGAAATTCGGCGCAGCGATGCGGTGCTGTTCGTTACCCCAGAGTACAACCGCTCGGTGCCGGGCTGCCTGAAGAACGCCATCGACGTGGGCTCGCGGCCTTATGGTCAAAGCGCCTGGAGCGGCAAGCCGACGGCAGTGGTGAGTGTGTCGCCGGGAGCGATAGGTGGCTTTGGTGCCAACCACGCCGTACGTCAGTCGCTGGTGTTTCTCGACATGCCTTGCATGCAGATGCCAGAGGCCTACCTCGGTGGCGCGGCGAGCCTGTTCGAGGAATCTGGCAAGCTCAGCGACAAGGTGCGGCCGTTTCTGCAGGGGTTTGTCGACAAGTTTGCTTCGTGGGTGAAACTGAACAGGGCGGTCTGAAACCCTGTTCGGGCGCGGGGGCCGCATAACGGCCCCCCGTCGATTATCGGAAACTGTAAGAAACCCCAGCATAAACCCCAAACCCTTCACCCGGTGTCGAGCGGGCGATGTCCTGCCCGGCGTCGTTGTAGCCTGGCGTTACCGTCGCGGCGTAGCGTTTGTTGGTCAGGTTGCGCAGGTCGAGCCAGGTTTGCCAGTCCTGTTTCGGTGAGTCCCAGCCCAGGCGCGCGCCAAGCAAGGCGTAGGCATCGGCGTGGTAACTGTTGGCATAGTCAACCTGCACCTTCGAGGCCATTTGAGTGTTGACCCCGGCATAGAAGCCACTCGGCCAGTCATAGCGCAGTTCGGCCTGGTAGTAGTGCATGGGGATGCCAGGCAAGCGGTTGTCGCCGAACGTGTCGTCGTCGCGGTAGTGGAAGTCACTGAAGGTGTAGGCCTGGCGCAGGCTCAGCTTGCCCGTACCGGCTTGCTCCCACAGGGTGCTGTCCAGGCCTGCCTCGACACCCTGGTGCACGGTGGCGCTGGCATTGAACTCTTTGGCCGGCAGGCCCTGCACGATTTCCACGGCCAACAGTTCGTGGCGTACGTGCGAGTAGTACCAGGCCAGGTCCCAGCGCCCCAGCATCGACTCGCCGCGCGCGCCCAGCTCCAGCGTGGTGGCCGTCTGGTTTTGCATTTCGATCGGTTGGGTCGCTACCGTTGAACTCCAGATCAGCGACCATGGGTGTGGCGGCTCGACCGAGCGGCTCAGGTTGCCATACACCTGCAGTTGCGGGTTGATGTCATAGCGCAGGCCCAGGCGCGGCGCGTAGTCCCAGTCGTGCTGGCTGACCTTGCCGCCTGTGGCAGGGTAGGTGACGTCGCTTTCACGGCGGGTGTAGATCATCGCCAGGCCGGTGGTCAGCCACAGGTCGGGGATCAGCTCCAGATCGTTGCCGACATGCAGCACGGTGTCCGAGCCCTGGTAGCTGAAGTCGCGGCTGCGCGCACCGAAGTTATCGCCGCTGGTACGGGCAAACTGCGAGGCCCCACTGTTAGGCAGGTGTTTGGTGGTTCGCCAGCCTACGGTGGTCTTGCTCTCGCGGCCCAGCAGGGTGTCGCGGCGGAAGTAGTTGAGGGTACCGCTGACATCGGTGTAGGCGACCTTCAGGCGCATCGGGCCTTCGCGCAGGTCCATTGGGAAGTCGTGATAGACCAGCCCGGCTTCCACCCGGGCATCGTCCTCAAGGTAGAAGGTAGTCTTGTTGGCCACCCAGGTGCTGCCCGGTTGCGGCCGGCTGTCGTCGCGCGCCAGGTACGCCGCGTTGGCGGCACGCGGGTCATGCTTGATCTGTTCTTTGGTCAGGCGCCCGGCCAGGTCGTTTTCGGTCTCCCGGTAGCGCAGGTAGAAACGCGTTTCCAGGTTCGGGTTGAAGCGGTAGCCGACATTCGCGGCGATACCCTTGGCGCTGCCACTGCTGTGCGCCTGATAGCCGTCGTATTCCGAATCGGTCAGAGCCACGTAGTAATCGAGGTTGCCCAGCACCTGGCCAGAGCTGATGTGCCGATGCTGGTAGCCGCGGCTGCCGACCTCGTACCGCACCTGCAATGGTGCGGCATCGTAGCCGGTATGGGTCACGTAGTTGATGGCGCCCCCCAGGGCCAGGGCGCCTTGATCGAAGCCATTGGCCCCGCGCAATACCTCGGCACGGCTCAGCCACAGCGGCTCGAACAGCTCATAAGGCGTCCCCCCTGGGCCGGTCAGCGGTAAACCGTCAAACATCGTGTACACCCCGGAGCCGTGCGCCCCCGGTGCGCGGTTGATGCCCGACCCGCGGATTGACAGTTTGATGCCGTCATTACCCGCCGACTGGGCGAACACGCCAGGCTGGTAGGCCAGCACATCCTGGTTGCTGGCGACCCGGCCTTGCCCCACGCGCTGCATGTCCACCAGGTTGCTGGCGCCTGGGACTTCGCGCAGACGCTCGCTGGCGGCCGTCAGTTCGCTTTGCTCCTCGTCCGTGATCAGCACCTGGCCCAGTTCGACCGAGGGTGCGGCCAAGGCGGTCGGGGTGGCAGTGATGGCCGCCAGCAGACCAAGGCAAGATGAGAGGGGTAAAACGGAACGCATCGTACGACTCCAGGCGAAAGGCGAATGGATAACGGCGTTGAGACGAGCGAAACGGCGCTCGGAGCACGAAGAACTTCAGTGAATTTCTCGCAACTTCCGTCAGACGGTTCTGTAGGCAAGTTCTTTACAAGCAGTTCGGCTGGAGAGGGCGGCACGTGCTTCGTAAGGTG
The sequence above is drawn from the Pseudomonas putida genome and encodes:
- the chrR gene encoding class I chromate reductase ChrR (Pseudomonas putida); its protein translation is MSQVYSVAVVVGSLRKESYNRRVARALSELAPSSLALKIVEIGDLPLYNEDVEAEAPPEAWKRFRDEIRRSDAVLFVTPEYNRSVPGCLKNAIDVGSRPYGQSAWSGKPTAVVSVSPGAIGGFGANHAVRQSLVFLDMPCMQMPEAYLGGAASLFEESGKLSDKVRPFLQGFVDKFASWVKLNRAV
- a CDS encoding TonB-dependent receptor family protein, whose amino-acid sequence is MRSVLPLSSCLGLLAAITATPTALAAPSVELGQVLITDEEQSELTAASERLREVPGASNLVDMQRVGQGRVASNQDVLAYQPGVFAQSAGNDGIKLSIRGSGINRAPGAHGSGVYTMFDGLPLTGPGGTPYELFEPLWLSRAEVLRGANGFDQGALALGGAINYVTHTGYDAAPLQVRYEVGSRGYQHRHISSGQVLGNLDYYVALTDSEYDGYQAHSSGSAKGIAANVGYRFNPNLETRFYLRYRETENDLAGRLTKEQIKHDPRAANAAYLARDDSRPQPGSTWVANKTTFYLEDDARVEAGLVYHDFPMDLREGPMRLKVAYTDVSGTLNYFRRDTLLGRESKTTVGWRTTKHLPNSGASQFARTSGDNFGARSRDFSYQGSDTVLHVGNDLELIPDLWLTTGLAMIYTRRESDVTYPATGGKVSQHDWDYAPRLGLRYDINPQLQVYGNLSRSVEPPHPWSLIWSSTVATQPIEMQNQTATTLELGARGESMLGRWDLAWYYSHVRHELLAVEIVQGLPAKEFNASATVHQGVEAGLDSTLWEQAGTGKLSLRQAYTFSDFHYRDDDTFGDNRLPGIPMHYYQAELRYDWPSGFYAGVNTQMASKVQVDYANSYHADAYALLGARLGWDSPKQDWQTWLDLRNLTNKRYAATVTPGYNDAGQDIARSTPGEGFGVYAGVSYSFR